From a region of the Synechococcus sp. RS9916 genome:
- a CDS encoding pyruvate dehydrogenase complex E1 component subunit beta: protein MAGTLLFNALREAIDEEMARDPHVCVMGEDVGQYGGSYKVTKDLYEKYGELRVLDTPIAENSFTGMAVGAAMTGLRPIVEGMNMGFLLLAFNQISNNMGMLRYTSGGNFTIPTVVRGPGGVGRQLGAEHSQRLEAYFHAVPGIKIVACSTPTNAKGLMKAAIRDNNPVLFFEHVLLYNLTEDLPEGDYVCALDQADLVQEGSDVTILTYSRMRHHCLKAVEQLEADGISVELIDLISLKPFDMETIGRSIRKTHKVIVVEECMKTGGIGAELIALITEQCFDDLDARPVRLSSQDIPTPYNGNLENLTIIQPHQIVEAAQQIVREGL from the coding sequence CTGTGTGATGGGGGAGGATGTCGGTCAATACGGCGGCTCCTACAAAGTCACCAAGGATCTGTACGAGAAATACGGCGAATTGCGGGTGTTGGACACGCCCATCGCTGAGAACAGCTTCACAGGCATGGCTGTGGGTGCTGCCATGACAGGCCTGCGCCCGATCGTGGAGGGCATGAACATGGGCTTCCTCCTCCTGGCCTTCAACCAGATCTCCAACAACATGGGGATGCTCCGCTACACCAGCGGTGGCAATTTCACGATCCCGACGGTGGTGCGTGGTCCCGGTGGTGTGGGCCGTCAGCTGGGTGCTGAACACAGCCAACGCCTGGAGGCCTATTTCCATGCGGTGCCGGGCATCAAGATCGTGGCCTGCAGCACCCCCACCAATGCCAAGGGCCTGATGAAGGCTGCCATTCGCGACAACAACCCGGTGCTCTTCTTTGAGCACGTGCTGCTCTACAACCTCACCGAAGATCTGCCTGAAGGGGATTACGTCTGCGCCCTGGATCAGGCGGATCTGGTGCAGGAAGGCTCGGACGTCACGATCCTGACCTACTCACGCATGCGTCACCACTGTCTCAAGGCGGTGGAGCAGCTGGAGGCCGATGGCATCAGCGTGGAACTGATCGACCTGATCAGTCTCAAGCCTTTCGATATGGAGACCATTGGTCGCTCCATCCGCAAGACCCACAAGGTGATTGTGGTGGAGGAGTGCATGAAGACCGGCGGTATCGGTGCTGAGCTGATTGCCCTGATCACCGAGCAGTGCTTCGACGATCTCGACGCCCGTCCGGTGCGTCTTTCCAGTCAAGACATTCCGACTCCCTACAACGGCAATCTCGAAAATCTGACGATCATCCAGCCCCATCAGATCGTTGAGGCGGCTCAGCAGATCGTCCGCGAGGGGCTCTGA
- the secD gene encoding protein translocase subunit SecD, which translates to MARQQGWFALILSLAITSALWLFVISPGVDLGLDLRGGSQLLLEVQPAGSITKITKTELESVKSVLDRRVNSLGVAESTLQTVGDDQLVLQLPGETDPSKAAEKLGKTALLEFRAQKPGISEEMRGLQRLRSQVKSILAAKEARGDSDETSIDPEAFAEAQKALGLEGSAGSEQEQLEQVLAKADRQFADGFEPAAFNGKLLTRAGTRGPTEQSPGWAVTLSFNSEGGDKFAELTKSIAGTDRLLGIFLDGSPISEASVGSQFKVAGITGGNAEITGRFSAEEANDLAELINGGALPLPVEILQVRTIGPSLGAENVQRSLVAALSGLALVTVFMVLIYRLAGAVAVVALALYALFNLSVYSLIGVTLTLPGIAGFILSIGMAVDANVLIFERIKDELRSGNTLVRSIETAFSQAFSSIIDGHLTTLISCAALFTLGTGLVKGFAATLGIGVVLSLFTALTCTRTLLRFLMGYQGLRRPTNFLPQRQLPTQSA; encoded by the coding sequence ATGGCTCGACAGCAGGGCTGGTTCGCCCTCATTCTTTCTTTGGCGATCACATCAGCCCTGTGGCTGTTCGTGATTTCTCCAGGTGTTGATCTGGGGCTTGATCTTCGAGGCGGAAGTCAGCTCCTGCTTGAAGTGCAGCCCGCCGGCTCCATCACCAAGATCACCAAAACAGAGCTGGAGTCGGTCAAGAGCGTGCTCGACCGTCGGGTGAACAGCCTGGGGGTTGCTGAATCCACCCTCCAGACGGTTGGAGACGATCAGCTTGTGCTTCAGCTTCCTGGGGAAACAGATCCATCCAAGGCGGCCGAAAAGCTGGGTAAGACGGCTCTGCTCGAGTTCCGTGCTCAGAAGCCAGGAATTTCGGAAGAAATGCGAGGCCTGCAGAGGCTGCGCAGTCAGGTGAAAAGCATCCTCGCGGCTAAGGAAGCCCGTGGCGATTCTGATGAAACGTCGATCGATCCTGAGGCGTTTGCCGAAGCACAGAAGGCTCTTGGGCTTGAAGGCTCGGCAGGCAGTGAACAGGAACAACTTGAACAGGTGCTCGCCAAGGCGGATCGGCAGTTTGCGGATGGGTTTGAGCCTGCAGCTTTCAACGGCAAATTGTTGACTAGGGCCGGAACTCGCGGACCCACTGAGCAGAGTCCCGGATGGGCCGTCACCCTCAGCTTCAATTCCGAGGGTGGTGACAAATTTGCTGAACTGACCAAATCGATTGCCGGCACCGATCGCCTGCTCGGGATTTTTCTGGATGGCAGTCCCATCAGCGAAGCATCGGTGGGATCGCAGTTCAAGGTGGCCGGCATTACGGGCGGGAATGCGGAAATCACCGGTCGGTTCAGTGCCGAGGAGGCCAATGACCTGGCTGAACTCATCAATGGCGGTGCTCTTCCCCTGCCGGTTGAGATCCTTCAAGTGCGCACCATTGGCCCCAGCCTCGGTGCTGAAAACGTTCAGCGCAGTTTGGTGGCTGCCCTCTCAGGCCTTGCCCTGGTCACGGTGTTCATGGTTCTGATCTACCGCCTTGCTGGAGCGGTAGCAGTGGTGGCATTGGCTCTTTATGCCTTGTTCAACCTTTCGGTTTACTCCCTGATCGGGGTCACGCTGACCCTCCCTGGCATTGCCGGTTTCATTCTCAGTATCGGCATGGCAGTGGATGCCAACGTGTTGATCTTCGAGCGCATCAAAGACGAACTGCGCAGCGGAAACACCCTGGTGCGTTCGATCGAAACGGCTTTCTCGCAGGCCTTTTCTTCCATCATTGACGGCCACCTCACCACCCTGATCAGTTGTGCTGCTTTGTTCACTCTCGGCACCGGCCTGGTAAAGGGATTCGCAGCCACCTTGGGCATCGGCGTGGTGTTGAGCCTGTTCACCGCCCTGACCTGCACCCGCACGTTGTTGCGCTTCCTGATGGGCTATCAGGGTCTCCGACGCCCCACGAATTTCCTGCCCCAGCGGCAGCTTCCCACCCAATCCGCCTGA
- the secF gene encoding protein translocase subunit SecF, translating to MIALQLSRSRRRVWWISLLMVAFSITGLALSWTNPAIKAPLRPGLDFTGGTQIQLERLCEDACTPLQANAVEAILGEVALSADDTTNAPSLDSARVQILDGGQSLSLRTPALSAAQSQEVIEAVTPLAGPFQTQGQSVDTIGPSLGSQLLLSSLVSLLVAFAGIALYISIRYDGRYAVLALLALAHDVVIVCGIFAWLGLWIGLEVDSLFAVSLLTIAGYSVNDTVVVFDRIRERQREDGDLPINDQVDRAVSATLTRTIYTSGTTLLPLIALILFGGATLYWFAIALALGVIVGSWSSIALAPSLLTIWSGRPRASASA from the coding sequence ATGATCGCCCTTCAACTCAGTCGATCCCGTCGCCGCGTCTGGTGGATTTCCCTGCTGATGGTGGCGTTCAGCATCACCGGTCTTGCCCTCAGCTGGACGAACCCCGCCATCAAGGCGCCTTTGCGCCCAGGCCTGGACTTCACTGGTGGTACGCAGATCCAGCTCGAGCGACTCTGCGAGGACGCTTGCACACCGCTTCAGGCCAATGCGGTCGAAGCCATCCTCGGGGAAGTTGCCCTCAGTGCTGATGACACCACCAACGCCCCAAGTCTTGATTCGGCAAGGGTTCAGATTCTCGATGGTGGTCAATCGCTTTCTCTGCGGACTCCAGCGTTATCAGCGGCACAAAGCCAAGAGGTGATTGAGGCTGTCACGCCTCTGGCGGGACCGTTTCAGACGCAGGGGCAATCGGTTGACACCATCGGCCCGAGTTTGGGAAGCCAGCTTCTGCTCAGCAGTTTGGTGTCTCTGCTGGTGGCGTTTGCAGGCATCGCTCTCTACATCAGCATCCGCTACGACGGCCGCTATGCCGTTCTGGCTCTGCTGGCCCTGGCCCATGACGTGGTGATCGTCTGCGGCATCTTTGCCTGGCTTGGTCTTTGGATCGGTCTGGAGGTCGACAGTTTGTTTGCGGTGTCGCTCCTGACCATCGCTGGTTATTCCGTGAACGACACCGTCGTGGTGTTCGATCGCATTCGCGAACGTCAGCGTGAGGATGGTGATCTTCCGATTAACGATCAGGTTGACCGCGCCGTGTCTGCCACCCTCACCCGCACCATCTACACCAGTGGCACCACATTGCTGCCTCTGATTGCTTTGATTTTGTTTGGAGGGGCCACGTTGTATTGGTTCGCCATTGCCCTTGCCCTTGGAGTGATTGTGGGCAGCTGGTCCAGCATTGCCTTGGCCCCTTCATTGCTCACCATTTGGTCAGGTCGCCCTCGCGCTTCGGCCAGTGCCTGA